In Cedecea neteri, a single genomic region encodes these proteins:
- the ydgT gene encoding transcription modulator YdgT, protein MSALDYLMKFRKISSQENLEKLFDHLNYTLTDSQEIMNMYRAADHRRAELASGGRLFDLGCVPKTVWRYVV, encoded by the coding sequence CTGAGTGCCCTGGACTACCTGATGAAATTCCGCAAAATAAGCTCGCAGGAAAATCTGGAAAAGCTCTTTGATCACCTGAATTACACCCTGACCGACAGTCAGGAAATCATGAATATGTACCGTGCGGCCGATCACCGCAGGGCCGAACTGGCCTCCGGCGGGCGCCTTTTTGACCTCGGATGCGTGCCGAAAACGGTCTGGCGTTACGTTGTATAG
- the rsxA gene encoding electron transport complex subunit RsxA: MSDYLLLFVGTVLVNNFVLVKFLGLCPFMGVSKKLESAIGMGLATTFVMTLASIFAWIIDELILVPLDLIYLRTLAFILVIAVVVQFTEMVVRKTSPALYRLLGIFLPLITTNCAVLGVALLNINLGHNFLQSAVYGFSAALGFSLVMVLFAAIRERMVVADIPAPFRGNAIALVTAGLMALAFMGFSGLVKF, from the coding sequence ATGTCAGATTATTTGCTGCTCTTTGTGGGTACCGTACTGGTCAATAACTTCGTGTTGGTGAAGTTCCTTGGTCTGTGTCCGTTTATGGGGGTTTCCAAAAAACTGGAAAGCGCCATCGGCATGGGGCTGGCGACCACCTTCGTGATGACGCTCGCCTCTATTTTTGCGTGGATCATTGACGAACTTATCCTGGTGCCGCTGGACCTGATTTATCTTCGCACCCTGGCGTTCATCCTGGTTATCGCGGTTGTCGTGCAGTTCACCGAAATGGTAGTGCGTAAAACCAGCCCCGCGCTTTATCGCCTGCTGGGGATCTTCCTGCCGCTAATCACCACCAACTGCGCCGTACTCGGCGTGGCATTGCTCAACATCAACCTGGGCCATAACTTCCTGCAGTCTGCGGTGTATGGTTTTTCCGCCGCGCTGGGTTTCTCGCTGGTGATGGTGCTGTTCGCGGCCATTCGCGAGCGCATGGTGGTAGCCGACATTCCTGCTCCGTTTCGCGGCAACGCTATCGCGCTGGTGACCGCAGGCCTGATGGCCCTTGCCTTTATGGGCTTTAGCGGGCTGGTGAAGTTCTGA
- a CDS encoding DUF2569 family protein has product MTTPQPPRIAGWLLAPLAWLLMSLLSSSVALLSFLMMILSPAAREALGSADAKTTLLFSLSVGCAMAMWAYTLWLTIAFFKRRQNVVRHYILWLLLTVLLAIKSFAFSPVSDKVAVQLLLPSLLAAALLVPYLKRSKRVKQTFINP; this is encoded by the coding sequence ATGACGACGCCCCAACCCCCGCGCATTGCTGGCTGGCTTCTTGCCCCTTTGGCCTGGCTACTGATGTCGCTGCTCAGCAGCTCGGTGGCGCTGTTAAGTTTCCTGATGATGATTTTGTCCCCGGCAGCCCGCGAGGCGCTGGGCAGTGCAGACGCTAAAACGACGCTGCTGTTTAGCCTGTCCGTGGGCTGCGCGATGGCGATGTGGGCTTATACCCTCTGGCTGACTATCGCGTTCTTTAAGCGCCGCCAGAATGTGGTTCGCCATTATATTTTGTGGTTGCTGCTCACCGTGCTGCTGGCGATTAAATCCTTCGCATTTTCGCCGGTCAGCGACAAGGTCGCGGTTCAGCTGCTGCTGCCTTCTCTGCTTGCGGCCGCGTTACTGGTGCCTTATTTGAAGCGTTCGAAGCGAGTGAAGCAGACCTTCATTAACCCGTAA
- the rsxB gene encoding electron transport complex subunit RsxB, with protein sequence MTTLWMAIISVTLMGLLFGLILGYASRRFEVEEDPIVDRIDELLPQSQCGQCGYPGCRPYAEAVGNQGAKINLCAPGGEAVMLKIASALNVEPQPIDGDATAAEPVRMLAVIDEANCIGCTKCIQACPVDAIVGATRAMHTVISDQCTGCNLCVDPCPTRCIDLIPVSPTTESWKWDLQTIPVRMIPADNHA encoded by the coding sequence ATGACAACGTTGTGGATGGCCATTATTTCGGTCACGCTGATGGGGCTGCTGTTTGGCCTGATCCTTGGGTACGCCTCTCGCCGCTTTGAAGTAGAAGAAGACCCGATTGTTGACCGCATTGACGAACTGCTGCCCCAGAGCCAGTGCGGCCAGTGCGGTTACCCAGGCTGCCGCCCTTATGCAGAGGCCGTTGGCAACCAGGGCGCAAAAATCAATCTTTGTGCGCCGGGCGGCGAAGCCGTAATGCTTAAAATTGCCAGCGCCCTGAACGTAGAACCCCAGCCGATTGACGGCGACGCCACCGCCGCAGAGCCGGTGCGCATGCTCGCCGTGATTGACGAAGCAAACTGCATCGGCTGCACAAAATGCATTCAGGCCTGCCCCGTTGACGCGATTGTAGGCGCAACCCGCGCCATGCATACCGTGATCAGCGACCAGTGCACAGGCTGTAACCTTTGCGTCGACCCTTGCCCTACCCGCTGCATCGACCTGATCCCCGTCAGCCCGACGACCGAAAGCTGGAAATGGGATTTGCAGACCATCCCGGTGCGTATGATCCCGGCGGA